A genomic region of Thunnus albacares chromosome 2, fThuAlb1.1, whole genome shotgun sequence contains the following coding sequences:
- the nkx2.7 gene encoding NK2 transcription factor related 7 encodes MHPSSSSTTPFSVKDILKLEHHHDFGSEFLMTEQVVSMHHPHMHGASRTRDLYDCQAELSGMQEKLDTHNSAAEEEINDHEMSGLDSSLDCDKNSKRGPRLRRKPRVLFSQSQVSELERRFRQQRYLSAPEREQLAHILKLTSTQVKIWFQNRRYKCKRQRQDKSLELAGYPPAPRRVAVPVLVRDGKLCGAGSHSAPYNVTLGHYNPVFGYGNSSVYGCSYHSAQMSNNQLVDVTGSTEGPLSHGHFQASLQGVRGW; translated from the exons ATGCATCCCAGCTCATCGAGCACGACGCCTTTTTCAGTCAAGGATATTTTAAAGCTGGAGCACCACCATGACTTTGGAAGTGAATTCTTGATGACTGAGCAAGTTGTTTCGATGCATCATCCACACATGCACGGTGCGTCCCGGACCAGAGACTTGTACGATTGCCAGGCAGAGCTCTCTGGGATGCAGGAGAAGCTCGATACTCACAACTCAGCAGCAGAAGAGGAGATAAATGATCACG AGATGAGCGGTCTTGACAGTTCTCTTGACTGTGACAAAAACTCAAAACGCGGTCCCAGGCTGCGCAGGAAGCCCCGGGTCCTCTTCTCCCAATCCCAGGTATCAGAGCTGGAGAGGCGCTTCAGGCAGCAGCGCTATCTGTCCGCCCCGGAGAGAGAACAGCTGGCGCACATCCTCAAACTCACCTCCACGCAGGTCAAAATCTGGTTTCAGAACAGGAGGTACAAATGCAAGCGCCAAAGACAGGACAAGTCTCTGGAGCTGGCGGGTTATCCACCTGCACCGAGGAGGGTGGCGGTGCCGGTGCTGGTCCGGGACGGAAAGCTGTGCGGCGCAGGTTCCCACTCAGCACCTTACAATGTGACTCTTGGACATTATAACCCCGTGTTTGGATATGGAAACAGCAGTGTGTATGGATGCAGTTATCACAGTGCACAGATGTCTAATAACCAGCTGGTTGATGTAACAGGTAGCACTGAGGGGCCCCTCAGCCACGGACACTTCCAGGCTTCATTACAGGGTGTAAGAGGCTGGTGA
- the nkx3-1 gene encoding homeobox protein Nkx-3.1, with amino-acid sequence MEMSDTVKPLTSFLIEDILSVKDSARFNGKCCSQKMERFSEWEEESEKLSEQLSPLESTFGAQTESSGTSCPSTSESSGFTSSGKQKRSRAAFTHLQVLELEKKFNHQKYLSAPERAHLASTLRLTETQVKIWFQNRRYKTKRKQQTPEFCKDVYKAEGLSLRDDLVRSSLITSFYKAYQYRPYLWDYGGPWGPTLW; translated from the exons ATGGAAATGTCTGATACAGTCAAACCTCTGACTTCCTTCCTCATAGAGGACATCCTCTCTGTTAAGGACAGCGCGAGATTTAATGGGAAGTGCTGCTCACAGAAGATGGAAAGATTTTCAGAGTGGGAAGAGGAATCAGAAAAGTTGTCTGAGCAACTCAGCCCGCTGGAGTCAACATTTGGAGCGCAGACAG AGTCgtcaggcacatcctgtcccagCACCTCAGAGTCCAGCGGTTTTACGTCCTCAGGGAAACAGAAGCGTTCCCGGGCAGCATTTACACACCTGCAAGTGCTTGAACTGGAGAAGAAATTTAACCACCAGAAGTACCTGTCAGCCCCAGAGAGGGCTCACCTGGCAAGCACTTTAAGACTGACCGAGACCCAGGTGAAGATCTGGTTTCAGAACCGGAggtataaaacaaaaagaaagcagCAAACACCAGAGTTCTGTAAGGATGTGTACAAAGCAGAGGGACTGAGTCTGAGGGATGATTTGGTCCGATCATCACTGATCACCTCCTTCTATAAAGCCTATCAATACCGACCCTACCTGTGGGACTATGGTGGCCCCTGGGGGCCAACGTTATGGTGA
- the slc25a37 gene encoding mitoferrin-1 produces the protein MSQINGKDNEPFNSDGSDYESLPPHVSVMTHMTAGAVAGILEHTVMYPVDSVKTRMQSLQPDPNAQYRGVIEALKRIIQTEGFFRPLRGLNITMIGAGPAHALYFACYERVKRSLSDVIQSGGNSHLANGMAGSVATVLHDAVMNPAEVVKQRMQMYNSPYRGLLDCVRTVTRTEGIGAFYRSYSTQLTMNIPFQAVHFITYELMQEQLNPHRLYHPGTHIVSGAAAGAVSAAITTPLDVCKTLLNTQENVALNSMNISGHLSGMANAFRTVYRLGGFGAFFKGIQARVIYQMPSTAIAWSVYEFFKYFLTKQQMEQEQRPGSL, from the exons ATGTCGCAGATCAACGGCAAAGACAATGAGCCTTTCAACAGTGACGGCAGTGACTACGAGAGCTTGCCACCTCATGTCTCAGTGATGACCCACATGACAGCAGGAGCCGTTGCTGGCATACTGGAGCACACGGTGATGTACCCGGTGGACTCTGTCAAG ACAAGGATGCAGAGTCTGCAGCCGGACCCGAATGCTCAGTACAGAGGTGTGATTGAAGCTCTGAAAAGGATTATCCAGACTGAGGGGTTCTTCAGACCGCTGAGAGGCCTCAACATCACCATGATCGGCGCGGGTCCCGCTCATGCGCTCTACTTTGCCTGCTACGAACGGGTCAAACGCTCCCTAAGTGACGTCATTCAGAGCGGAGGCAACAGCCATTTAGCCAATG gtATGGCAGGTAGTGTGGCCACTGTTCTCCATGATGCAGTCATGAACCCAGCTGAag TGGTGAAGCAGAGGATGCAAATGTATAACTCGCCATATCGGGGGCTTTTGGACTGCGTTCGGACAGTGACGCGCACCGAGGGCATCGGGGCCTTCTACCGCAGCTACAGCACACAGCTGACCATGAACATCCCCTTCCAGGCCGTTCACTTCATCACCTACGAGCTGATGCAGGAACAGTTAAACCCCCACAGACTTTATCACCCCGGCACCCACATAGTgtcaggagcagcagcaggagcagttTCCGCAGCCATCACCACTCCACTTGACGTTTGTAAAACTCTGCTTAACACGCAGGAGAACGTTGCACTCAACTCCATGAACATCAGTGGCCATTTATCAGGAATGGCGAATGCCTTCAGGACAGTGTACCGGCTCGGCGGCTTTGGAGCCTTCTTCAAAGGGATCCAAGCTCGGGTTATATACCAGATGCCCTCCACCGCCATTGCCTGGTCAGTGTACGAGTTTTTCAAGTACTTCCTGACAAAGCAGCAGATGGAACAAGAGCAAAGACCCGGCTCCCTGTAA